One window from the genome of Rhodopseudomonas sp. P2A-2r encodes:
- a CDS encoding cation-efflux pump, translated as MSTPTITQTKTRVAVISIFASASMTAAKLIVGIAIGSLSLISEALHSAVDVVATVITWLVVRVSDRPADDEHHYGHGKIESLSALGVIAMLYVLAGGILVQAFSHLREGAPPPTLSALPFVVLLVDIAVNFWRARALHSAARDTKSQALAADALHFASDVLGSGAVIIGLTLSAFGYAWGDAAAAIGVAVVISLLGLRLARSTVETLLDRAPEGAAEKASAAIAAVPGVVDIERLRVRMVGTIHFIDAIVHVPRIYPIDRIEDIKRKAQEAVSRVLDDADLTFTAVPIAGDNESIRERIMVIARNSGVAIHHVTVHDLGGRLTVSIDLEVDGEMPLNAAHDIAHELERNIRDEFGADAEVDTHIEPLQPDLPLGTDVAPARAEQISQALARFAAGGAINDIHNVRVRDTDAGEIVNFHCRAAPTMSVIDVHNGVDEIERALRGAFPSVKRVISHAEPQRNA; from the coding sequence ATGAGCACCCCCACCATCACCCAGACCAAGACGCGCGTCGCCGTCATCTCGATCTTTGCCAGCGCCAGCATGACGGCGGCGAAGCTGATTGTCGGCATTGCCATCGGGAGTCTGTCGCTGATCTCCGAAGCGCTGCACAGTGCTGTCGATGTCGTGGCGACGGTCATCACATGGCTGGTGGTGCGTGTGTCCGATCGGCCCGCCGACGACGAGCATCATTACGGTCACGGCAAGATCGAGAGCCTGTCGGCGCTCGGCGTCATTGCCATGCTCTACGTGCTGGCCGGCGGCATTCTGGTGCAGGCCTTCAGTCATCTGCGCGAAGGCGCTCCGCCGCCGACATTGTCGGCGCTGCCGTTCGTGGTGCTGCTGGTCGATATCGCGGTGAACTTCTGGCGCGCCCGCGCTCTGCACAGCGCAGCGCGCGACACCAAGAGCCAGGCGCTGGCCGCCGACGCCCTGCATTTTGCCTCCGACGTGCTCGGCTCCGGCGCCGTGATCATCGGCCTGACGCTGTCCGCTTTCGGCTATGCATGGGGCGACGCCGCGGCCGCCATCGGCGTTGCCGTCGTGATCTCGCTGCTCGGCCTGCGGCTGGCGCGCTCGACCGTGGAGACCCTGCTCGACCGTGCGCCGGAAGGCGCCGCCGAAAAGGCGTCGGCGGCCATTGCCGCCGTGCCTGGCGTCGTCGACATCGAACGGCTGCGCGTCCGCATGGTGGGGACCATCCATTTCATCGATGCCATCGTCCACGTGCCCCGGATCTATCCGATCGACCGCATCGAGGACATCAAGCGCAAGGCGCAGGAGGCCGTCAGCCGCGTGCTCGACGATGCCGACCTGACTTTCACCGCCGTCCCGATCGCCGGCGACAACGAGAGCATTCGCGAGCGGATCATGGTCATCGCACGCAATTCGGGCGTCGCAATTCATCACGTCACCGTTCACGACCTCGGCGGCCGGCTCACGGTCAGCATCGATCTCGAGGTCGACGGCGAGATGCCGCTCAACGCGGCGCACGACATCGCCCATGAACTGGAGCGCAATATCCGCGACGAGTTCGGCGCGGACGCCGAGGTCGACACCCACATCGAACCGCTGCAGCCGGATCTGCCGCTAGGCACCGACGTGGCACCGGCGCGTGCCGAACAGATCAGCCAGGCGCTGGCGCGGTTCGCAGCCGGCGGCGCCATCAACGACATCCACAACGTGCGGGTGCGCGATACCGACGCCGGCGAGATCGTGAACTTCCATTGCCGGGCCGCGCCGACCATGAGCGTGATCGATGTCCACAATGGCGTCGACGAGATCGAGCGCGCTTTGCGCGGCGCATTCCCCAGCGTGAAGCGCGTGATCAGTCACGCCGAACCGCAACGCAACGCCTGA
- a CDS encoding PAS domain-containing sensor histidine kinase, producing the protein MARAHAASACVQSDSIKGLAQSIAKPAYHRLLIAEPALRRAVPTLIIAFLITIFFGAFVQVLDQGRQKQASTKRDMAALADLLGERLERVGAAQLDRAASSERLQAALPGLIPSWGIAAGRHVVIIGADLRILARVPIDVPLGDTSRILDALSATQSVTPQSQHADAVEVTLPGGNHALAIQRIVKSLPGRLVIVQENNESIWRSDAALAITLSATTGFVVLILGFAFHWQSTRAREGDAINDAVRGRIDTALNRGRCGLWDWDLSRGRIFWSQSMFTMLGLDSRSDLLTFGEVNALVKSDDIDLFEIADQLISSQLSHIDQTFRMQHSNGHWIWLRVRCELSQGPGDNGQHLIGIAVDITEQKSLAEKTVEADLRLRDAIETIPEAFVLWDAEDRLVLCNSHFQRLHKLPDSAVTPGTSYETVLEVGSMPEVRTRLAESSAHAPGARTFEAQIENGSWLHISERRTKDGGYVSVGTDITRIKEHEQKLVDNDLRLRATVIDLKHSQTTLEQQALELADLAQKYSDEKNRAEEANQTKSKFLANMSHELRTPLNAIIGFSEIMGSGMFGTLGSEKYQEYCHDILTSGHYLLEVINDILDMSKIEAGRMKLDLERLDLAKTLSESLRVVSGRADDKQLTLRSDIEADLAVVADRRAIKQILVNLLSNAVKFTPDGGKVEVRARVLRDSVVLMIADTGIGIAPHSLRRLGKPFEQVESQLTKTYHGSGLGLAIAKSLTNLHGGSMRLRSKLGTGTVVCVTLPREGRTAANPISEAA; encoded by the coding sequence ATGGCGCGCGCACACGCGGCGAGCGCGTGCGTCCAATCCGATTCGATCAAGGGATTGGCGCAGTCGATCGCGAAACCGGCCTATCATAGGCTATTGATTGCGGAGCCGGCGCTCCGCCGCGCAGTGCCGACACTGATCATTGCATTTCTCATCACCATTTTCTTTGGCGCCTTCGTGCAGGTCCTGGATCAGGGCCGCCAGAAGCAGGCTTCCACCAAGCGCGACATGGCTGCGCTGGCCGACCTGCTCGGCGAGCGGCTTGAGCGCGTCGGCGCCGCGCAGCTGGACCGTGCAGCATCGAGCGAACGACTGCAGGCCGCGCTGCCCGGTCTCATTCCGTCATGGGGCATCGCAGCAGGTCGCCACGTCGTCATCATCGGCGCCGATCTTCGCATCCTCGCCCGGGTCCCGATCGACGTGCCGCTCGGCGACACCAGCCGCATCCTAGACGCTCTGAGCGCGACCCAGTCGGTCACCCCGCAAAGCCAGCACGCCGACGCCGTCGAAGTCACCCTTCCCGGCGGCAACCACGCGCTTGCCATCCAGCGCATCGTCAAGTCGCTGCCGGGCCGGCTAGTCATTGTGCAGGAAAACAACGAATCGATCTGGCGCTCCGATGCGGCGCTTGCCATCACGCTGTCGGCCACCACCGGCTTCGTCGTGCTGATCCTCGGCTTTGCCTTTCACTGGCAATCGACCCGCGCCCGCGAGGGCGACGCCATCAACGATGCCGTGCGCGGCCGCATCGACACTGCGCTCAACCGCGGTCGCTGCGGATTGTGGGACTGGGACCTGTCGCGCGGACGGATCTTCTGGTCGCAGTCGATGTTCACCATGCTCGGACTGGACAGCCGCAGCGACCTGCTGACCTTCGGCGAGGTCAACGCGCTGGTGAAGTCCGACGACATCGACCTGTTCGAGATCGCCGACCAGTTGATCTCCTCGCAGCTCAGCCACATCGACCAGACCTTCCGCATGCAGCACAGCAACGGCCACTGGATCTGGCTGCGGGTGCGCTGCGAACTCAGCCAGGGCCCCGGCGACAACGGCCAGCACCTGATCGGTATCGCTGTCGACATCACTGAGCAGAAAAGCCTCGCCGAAAAGACGGTCGAGGCCGACCTTCGGCTGCGCGACGCCATCGAGACCATTCCGGAAGCCTTCGTGCTGTGGGATGCCGAAGATCGTCTGGTTCTCTGCAACTCGCACTTCCAGCGGCTGCACAAGCTGCCGGATTCCGCGGTCACGCCCGGCACCTCGTATGAGACGGTACTTGAAGTCGGCAGCATGCCGGAAGTGCGCACCCGCCTCGCCGAATCCAGCGCCCACGCCCCCGGCGCGCGCACCTTCGAGGCCCAGATCGAGAATGGCAGCTGGCTGCATATCAGCGAGCGCCGCACCAAGGACGGCGGCTATGTGTCGGTCGGCACCGACATCACCCGCATCAAGGAACACGAGCAGAAGCTGGTCGACAACGATCTGCGGCTGCGCGCCACGGTCATCGATCTCAAGCACTCGCAGACCACGCTGGAACAGCAGGCGCTCGAACTCGCCGACCTCGCACAGAAATACTCGGACGAGAAAAACCGCGCCGAGGAAGCCAACCAGACCAAGTCAAAGTTTCTCGCCAATATGAGTCATGAGCTGCGCACCCCGCTCAACGCCATCATCGGCTTCTCCGAAATCATGGGCAGCGGCATGTTCGGCACGCTCGGATCGGAAAAATACCAGGAATACTGCCACGACATTCTCACCAGCGGTCACTACCTGCTGGAAGTCATCAACGACATTCTCGACATGTCGAAGATCGAGGCCGGCCGCATGAAGCTGGACCTGGAGCGCCTAGATCTGGCCAAGACCCTTTCGGAATCGCTGCGCGTGGTGTCCGGCCGCGCCGACGACAAGCAACTGACGCTGCGCTCGGACATCGAAGCCGACCTCGCGGTTGTTGCCGACCGCCGCGCCATCAAGCAGATCCTGGTGAACCTGCTGTCGAATGCGGTGAAGTTCACGCCGGACGGCGGCAAGGTCGAGGTCCGCGCGCGCGTGCTGCGCGACTCCGTGGTGCTGATGATCGCCGACACCGGCATCGGCATTGCCCCGCATTCGTTGCGGCGCCTCGGCAAACCGTTCGAGCAGGTCGAGAGCCAGCTGACCAAGACCTATCACGGCTCCGGGCTTGGCCTCGCCATTGCCAAGTCGCTGACCAACCTGCATGGCGGTTCGATGCGGCTGCGCTCCAAGCTCGGCACCGGCACGGTGGTCTGCGTGACCCTGCCGCGCGAAGGCCGGACAGCGGCGAACCCGATTTCCGAAGCCGCCTAA
- a CDS encoding NAD(P)/FAD-dependent oxidoreductase, producing MRPGRCPDLRGRRRGWQVTTAHGVVRAGSAVVALGAWAPDLTMALGYNLPLAAKRGYHMHYSPAGDARLNRPVLDTEGGYLLSPNVRGIRLTTGIEFALPNAPRTPVQLGVVEPLARALFPLADRVDPEPWMGLRPCTPDMLPIIGPAPRHAGLWFAFGHAHHGLTLGPVTGRLIAEMMTNETPFVDPAPFAAGRF from the coding sequence ATTCGTCCAGGGCGATGCCCGGACCTTCGCGGCAGACGGAGGGGCTGGCAGGTGACGACCGCCCATGGCGTCGTCCGTGCCGGCAGCGCGGTAGTGGCGCTCGGCGCATGGGCGCCGGATCTCACTATGGCGCTCGGCTACAATCTGCCGCTGGCAGCGAAGCGCGGCTATCATATGCACTACAGCCCGGCCGGCGACGCCAGGCTGAACCGCCCGGTGCTCGACACCGAGGGCGGTTATCTGCTGTCGCCCAATGTGCGCGGTATTCGTCTCACAACCGGCATCGAGTTCGCGCTGCCCAATGCGCCGCGCACGCCGGTTCAGCTCGGCGTGGTCGAGCCGCTGGCCCGCGCGCTGTTTCCGCTGGCCGATCGTGTCGATCCGGAGCCGTGGATGGGGCTGCGGCCCTGCACGCCCGACATGTTGCCGATCATCGGGCCCGCGCCACGGCATGCCGGGCTGTGGTTTGCGTTCGGCCATGCGCATCACGGGCTGACGCTGGGACCGGTGACGGGTCGTCTCATCGCCGAGATGATGACCAACGAAACGCCGTTCGTCGATCCCGCTCCGTTCGCTGCCGGACGTTTCTGA